One stretch of Holophagaceae bacterium DNA includes these proteins:
- a CDS encoding KH domain-containing protein codes for MTADFEAFLKDVLSPLLDHPEALRIEVREAGRKREVLIFAEQVDRGRIIGKSGRMISSLRTLVQAAGEKHGLLVNLELFDEDETDRPRRSRADHPGPAEPPAEA; via the coding sequence ATGACCGCTGATTTCGAAGCCTTTCTCAAAGATGTCCTGAGCCCCTTGCTGGACCACCCGGAAGCCCTGCGCATCGAGGTCCGGGAGGCGGGCAGGAAACGCGAAGTGCTGATCTTCGCCGAACAGGTGGACCGCGGGCGCATCATCGGCAAGAGCGGACGGATGATCTCCTCCCTTCGCACCCTGGTGCAGGCCGCGGGCGAGAAACATGGACTCCTCGTGAACCTGGAACTGTTTGACGAGGACGAAACAGACCGGCCACGGCGATCCCGCGCGGATCATCCAGGCCCAGCTGAACCTCCCGCGGAAGCCTGA
- the sppA gene encoding signal peptide peptidase SppA has product MKDFFKHLFASLLALVLFSGAIFLLFIGIAAAGGSKTSVPDKAVLIFDLSNNIPDSVRDGEPGEALRQALSGRENATPLYTLIKALDRAAADKRIAALYLTGNPESEGYGSGPAALKELKEAIQRFAASGKPVLAYNMGWGKKAYYLCAGTGKVIVNPFGEMEMTGLASEPMFFGGAFQKYGIEVQVTRVGKYKSAVEPFVLDKMSDANREQIAKLLGDIWGEWKTAVAKDRHKTAEDIQKISDEQGILLAMEAKAAGLVDQIAPEDEVLDQLKSLSGKTAKDKEFPQVSMDEYAGLPGEVQKGKNRIALVYAEGEIVDGDGDGGQVGGDKLARELRKLRLDKNVKAVVLRVNSPGGSASASELIQREVILTKKEKPVVISMGHLAASGGYWISTYGDHIFAEPNTITGSIGVFGLLPNVKKLANEHGITWDEVSTSKLANPMTLARPKSEFELARIQSVVDHIYDQFLSKVSESRRIAKADVNEIAQGRVWSGQEALKLKLVDEIGGLEDAIRFAAKKAKIENDYRVDGPGASKKPVEKLMEALAGEKQRKYAKGPAEQVMAEFQRQMKVFASLNDPQGVYARMPMELSIR; this is encoded by the coding sequence ATGAAGGATTTCTTCAAACATCTTTTCGCCTCGCTGCTGGCCCTTGTGCTCTTCAGCGGCGCCATTTTCCTCCTGTTCATCGGCATCGCGGCGGCGGGCGGGTCCAAGACCTCGGTGCCCGACAAAGCCGTGCTCATCTTCGACCTCAGCAACAACATCCCGGATTCGGTGCGGGATGGGGAACCGGGCGAGGCCCTGCGGCAGGCCTTGAGCGGCCGCGAGAACGCCACGCCGCTCTACACGCTCATCAAGGCCCTGGACCGCGCCGCAGCCGACAAGCGCATCGCGGCCCTCTACCTCACGGGCAATCCGGAATCCGAAGGCTATGGCTCTGGACCCGCGGCCTTGAAGGAGCTGAAGGAGGCCATCCAACGGTTCGCGGCGAGCGGAAAACCCGTCCTTGCCTACAACATGGGCTGGGGCAAGAAGGCCTACTATCTCTGCGCGGGTACCGGCAAGGTCATCGTGAATCCCTTCGGCGAGATGGAGATGACCGGCCTCGCGTCCGAACCCATGTTCTTCGGCGGCGCCTTCCAGAAGTACGGCATCGAGGTTCAGGTCACCCGCGTGGGCAAGTACAAGAGCGCCGTGGAGCCCTTCGTGCTCGACAAGATGAGCGACGCCAACCGTGAGCAGATCGCCAAGCTGCTGGGGGATATCTGGGGCGAATGGAAAACCGCCGTCGCCAAGGACCGCCATAAGACCGCCGAGGATATCCAGAAAATCTCCGATGAGCAGGGCATCCTCCTGGCCATGGAGGCGAAGGCCGCCGGCCTGGTGGACCAGATCGCGCCAGAGGACGAAGTGCTGGACCAGCTGAAATCCCTGTCCGGGAAGACCGCCAAGGACAAGGAATTCCCCCAGGTCTCCATGGATGAGTACGCGGGCCTTCCTGGCGAGGTCCAGAAGGGCAAGAACCGCATCGCGCTCGTTTACGCCGAGGGGGAGATCGTGGACGGCGACGGCGACGGCGGCCAGGTGGGCGGCGACAAGCTGGCGCGGGAACTCCGCAAGCTGCGCCTGGACAAGAACGTGAAGGCCGTGGTCCTGCGCGTCAACAGCCCAGGCGGCAGCGCCTCCGCCAGCGAGCTCATCCAGCGGGAAGTGATCCTCACCAAGAAGGAGAAGCCCGTGGTCATCTCCATGGGGCACCTCGCGGCCTCCGGCGGCTACTGGATCAGCACCTACGGCGACCACATCTTCGCGGAGCCCAACACCATCACCGGTTCCATCGGCGTGTTCGGACTGCTGCCCAACGTGAAAAAGCTGGCCAACGAGCACGGCATCACCTGGGACGAAGTCTCCACCAGCAAGCTGGCGAACCCCATGACCCTGGCCCGGCCGAAATCCGAATTCGAACTGGCCCGCATCCAGAGCGTCGTGGACCACATCTATGACCAGTTCCTGTCCAAGGTCTCCGAGAGCCGCCGCATAGCCAAGGCGGACGTGAACGAGATCGCCCAGGGGCGCGTGTGGAGCGGCCAGGAAGCCCTGAAACTGAAATTGGTGGATGAGATTGGTGGCCTGGAAGACGCCATCCGCTTCGCCGCCAAGAAGGCCAAGATCGAGAATGACTACCGCGTGGACGGCCCCGGCGCCTCGAAAAAGCCCGTCGAGAAACTGATGGAAGCCCTCGCGGGGGAGAAGCAGCGGAAATACGCGAAAGGCCCCGCGGAACAGGTGATGGCGGAGTTCCAGCGCCAGATGAAAGTGTTCGCCTCCCTGAATGATCCCCAGGGCGTGTACGCCCGGATGCCCATGGAGCTTTCCATCCGCTGA
- the nifJ gene encoding pyruvate:ferredoxin (flavodoxin) oxidoreductase, producing MDTPQMVTIDGNEAAASVAHRLSEVIAIYPITPSSTMGELADEWSAAGKRNIWGTIPRVAEMQSEAGAAGAVHGALQLGSMSTTFTSSQGLLLMIPNLFKIAGELTPFCMHVAARTIATHALSIFGDHADVMAARQTGFAMLSSFSVQQAHDMALVGHAATLRTRVPFMHFFDGFRTSHEVAKIAMLSDDDLRAMIQDEWVAEHRARALSPNHPVIRGTAANPDTYFQAREASNGYYDSLPDAVQQEMDKLAALTGRAYKLFEYEGHPQAERVIVVMGSGAETVQEYVDWAMASEERIGVLKVRLYRPFSVRHFVAALPASVKSIAILDRCKEPGAPAEPLFLDVAAALREAREEGWSPLLQEPRLIGGRYGLSSKEFTPAMAKAVFDELGKPKPRRAFTVGINDDVTGLSLKVDEGFDLEPASVTRCLFYGLGSDGTVGANKNSIKIIAEETPNHGQGYFVYDSKKSGAITISHLRFGPNPIRSHYLVRTANFIACHQPQFVDRFEMLAEAVDGATFLLNSPTAPEEIFATLPIEMQEQLIAKRIKFYTIDAYKVAKESGMGGRINTIMQTCFFAISGVLPQDEAIAAIKHAIEKTYAKKGDALVQRNFEAVDAALAHLHEVAVPAKPNSDRHRPPMVPDAAPDFVKQVSALILEGLGDKLPVSAFPPDGTWPTGTAKWEKRNIAQEIPAWDSGICIQCNKCALICPHAAIRAKVFEPAALSGAPDGFASMDYKGQEFKGQKYVIQVAPEDCTGCTLCVQICPAKDKSNPKHKAIDMVPQAPLREREAANFAFFLDLPEVDREAVKLDVKGTQFLEPLFEFSGACQGCGETPYIKLLTQLYGDRLLIANATGCSSIYGGNLPTTPYTVNKAGRGPAWANSLFEDNAEFGYGMRLAVEKQAEQARELLIRQASLLPEALVHGLLDTIQPDQAGIRIQRERVAELKTRLGSSKDPAAMQLLELADHFVKQSVWVIGGDGWAYDIGYGGLDHVLASGLDVNILVLDTEVYSNTGGQASKSTPMGAAAKFAVSGKTTPKKDLALLAMSYGHVYVAKVAIGAKDAQTVRAIQEAESFPGPSLILAYSPCIAHGYDLAMSGEQSKMAVETGYWPLFRYDPRRLDQGLSALALDSNAPKGELSRFTGNEARFRIVEKQHPEAFKQMMADATEENARRYAAYEKLSRLETAAPSLPTL from the coding sequence ATGGACACGCCGCAAATGGTCACCATCGATGGAAATGAAGCCGCCGCCTCAGTGGCACATCGGCTGAGCGAGGTCATCGCGATCTATCCCATCACCCCTTCCTCCACCATGGGGGAGCTGGCCGACGAGTGGTCGGCGGCCGGCAAACGGAACATCTGGGGCACCATCCCCCGGGTGGCGGAAATGCAGAGCGAGGCCGGCGCCGCGGGCGCCGTGCATGGCGCGCTGCAATTGGGATCCATGAGCACCACCTTCACGTCCTCCCAGGGATTGCTGTTGATGATCCCGAACCTGTTCAAGATCGCCGGGGAGCTGACGCCCTTCTGCATGCACGTGGCGGCCCGCACCATCGCCACCCACGCTCTTTCCATCTTCGGGGACCACGCCGATGTGATGGCCGCCCGCCAGACGGGTTTCGCCATGCTGTCCTCCTTCTCGGTCCAACAGGCCCACGACATGGCGCTGGTGGGCCACGCGGCGACGCTCCGCACCCGCGTGCCCTTCATGCACTTCTTCGACGGATTCCGCACCAGCCATGAAGTGGCCAAGATCGCGATGCTCAGCGACGACGATCTGCGCGCGATGATCCAGGACGAGTGGGTGGCCGAGCACCGGGCCCGGGCCCTGAGCCCCAACCATCCGGTCATCCGCGGCACCGCCGCGAACCCCGACACCTACTTCCAGGCCCGGGAAGCCTCGAATGGCTACTACGACTCGCTGCCCGACGCCGTGCAGCAGGAGATGGACAAGCTCGCGGCCCTCACCGGACGCGCCTACAAGCTCTTCGAATACGAAGGGCATCCCCAGGCCGAGCGCGTGATCGTGGTCATGGGTTCAGGGGCCGAGACCGTCCAGGAATACGTGGATTGGGCCATGGCCAGCGAGGAGCGGATCGGCGTGCTCAAGGTGCGGCTCTACCGGCCCTTCTCGGTGCGGCATTTCGTGGCGGCGCTGCCGGCTTCGGTGAAGTCCATCGCCATCCTGGACCGCTGCAAGGAACCCGGCGCCCCGGCGGAGCCGCTCTTCCTGGATGTGGCCGCCGCGCTCCGCGAGGCCCGCGAAGAAGGCTGGAGCCCCCTGCTGCAGGAGCCGCGCCTCATCGGCGGCCGCTACGGCCTGTCGAGCAAGGAATTCACCCCCGCCATGGCGAAGGCCGTGTTCGACGAGCTGGGCAAACCCAAGCCCCGCCGCGCCTTCACCGTGGGCATCAACGACGATGTCACGGGACTCAGCCTGAAGGTGGACGAAGGTTTCGACCTGGAACCCGCCAGCGTGACCCGCTGCCTCTTCTACGGCCTGGGCAGCGACGGCACCGTGGGCGCCAACAAGAACAGCATCAAGATCATCGCCGAGGAGACCCCGAACCACGGCCAGGGCTACTTCGTGTACGACTCCAAGAAGAGCGGCGCCATCACCATCAGCCACCTCCGCTTCGGTCCGAATCCCATCCGCAGCCACTACCTGGTGCGCACCGCGAACTTCATCGCCTGCCACCAGCCCCAGTTCGTGGACCGCTTCGAGATGCTGGCCGAAGCCGTGGATGGAGCCACCTTCCTGCTGAACAGCCCCACGGCACCCGAGGAGATTTTCGCCACCCTGCCCATCGAAATGCAGGAACAGCTCATCGCGAAGCGCATCAAGTTCTACACCATCGACGCTTACAAGGTCGCCAAGGAAAGCGGCATGGGCGGCCGCATCAACACCATCATGCAGACCTGCTTCTTCGCCATTTCCGGCGTGCTGCCCCAGGACGAAGCCATCGCCGCCATCAAGCATGCGATCGAGAAGACCTACGCCAAGAAGGGCGATGCGCTGGTCCAGCGCAATTTCGAGGCCGTGGACGCGGCCCTGGCGCACCTGCACGAAGTGGCGGTCCCCGCCAAGCCGAATTCGGACCGGCATCGCCCGCCCATGGTGCCTGATGCCGCGCCGGACTTCGTCAAGCAGGTGAGCGCGCTCATCCTGGAAGGATTGGGCGACAAGCTGCCGGTGAGCGCCTTCCCGCCGGACGGCACCTGGCCTACGGGCACGGCGAAATGGGAGAAGCGCAACATCGCCCAGGAAATTCCCGCGTGGGATTCCGGCATCTGCATCCAGTGCAACAAGTGCGCGCTGATCTGCCCCCACGCCGCCATCCGGGCCAAGGTCTTCGAGCCCGCCGCGCTGTCCGGCGCGCCTGATGGATTCGCTTCCATGGACTACAAAGGCCAGGAATTCAAAGGCCAGAAATACGTGATCCAGGTCGCGCCCGAGGATTGCACAGGCTGCACGCTCTGCGTGCAGATCTGCCCAGCAAAAGACAAGAGCAACCCCAAGCACAAGGCCATCGACATGGTGCCCCAGGCCCCCCTGCGGGAGCGGGAGGCCGCGAATTTCGCCTTCTTCCTGGATCTGCCCGAAGTGGACCGCGAAGCCGTGAAGCTGGACGTGAAGGGCACCCAATTCCTGGAGCCCCTGTTCGAATTCAGCGGCGCCTGCCAGGGCTGCGGCGAGACACCCTATATCAAGCTCCTGACCCAGCTCTACGGTGATCGCCTCCTCATCGCCAACGCCACGGGCTGTTCATCCATCTACGGCGGCAACCTGCCCACCACGCCCTACACCGTCAACAAGGCGGGACGCGGCCCGGCCTGGGCCAACAGCCTGTTCGAGGACAACGCCGAGTTCGGGTATGGCATGCGGCTGGCCGTGGAAAAGCAGGCCGAACAGGCGCGGGAACTGCTCATCCGCCAGGCTTCCCTGCTGCCCGAAGCCCTGGTCCATGGCCTCCTGGATACCATCCAGCCTGACCAGGCCGGCATCCGGATCCAGCGCGAACGCGTGGCCGAGCTGAAGACCAGGCTGGGATCCTCCAAGGATCCGGCAGCGATGCAATTGCTGGAACTGGCGGACCACTTCGTGAAGCAGAGCGTGTGGGTCATCGGCGGGGATGGCTGGGCCTACGACATCGGCTACGGCGGTCTGGACCATGTGCTGGCCTCGGGCCTGGACGTGAACATCCTGGTGCTGGACACCGAGGTCTACTCCAACACCGGCGGGCAGGCTTCCAAGTCCACGCCCATGGGCGCCGCGGCGAAATTCGCGGTGAGCGGCAAGACCACGCCCAAGAAGGATCTGGCGCTGTTGGCCATGAGCTACGGCCATGTCTACGTCGCCAAGGTGGCCATCGGAGCCAAGGACGCCCAGACCGTGCGGGCCATCCAGGAAGCCGAGTCCTTCCCGGGTCCGAGCCTCATCCTGGCCTACAGCCCCTGCATCGCCCATGGCTACGATCTGGCCATGAGCGGCGAGCAGTCCAAGATGGCGGTTGAAACCGGCTACTGGCCGCTGTTCCGCTACGATCCGCGGCGGCTGGACCAGGGCCTCAGCGCCCTGGCCCTGGATTCCAACGCGCCAAAGGGCGAGCTGAGCCGCTTCACCGGCAACGAGGCCCGGTTCCGCATCGTGGAAAAACAGCATCCCGAAGCCTTCAAGCAGATGATGGCCGATGCCACCGAGGAAAACGCGCGGCGCTACGCAGCCTATGAGAAGCTGTCCCGCCTGGAAACAGCGGCACCCTCGCTACCCACTCTCTAA
- a CDS encoding BrxA/BrxB family bacilliredoxin, with protein MSNYPEHMVAPMRDELTQIGFEHLMDPGQVDQALQRAGTTLLVVNSVCGCAAAGARPGLTLALKEMGLKFDHLVTVFAGMEKEATQAAREYFEGAAPSSPQAAILKDGQLLHLLQRTDFLGREPQEIAAALAAAYRSSLALA; from the coding sequence ATGTCCAACTATCCCGAACACATGGTGGCTCCGATGCGCGACGAGCTCACGCAGATCGGCTTTGAACACCTGATGGATCCCGGACAGGTGGACCAGGCGCTGCAGCGCGCGGGGACCACGCTGCTGGTCGTGAACAGCGTCTGCGGCTGCGCCGCCGCCGGGGCCCGCCCCGGCCTGACGCTAGCCCTCAAGGAAATGGGGTTGAAATTCGACCATCTGGTCACGGTGTTCGCAGGGATGGAAAAGGAGGCCACCCAGGCCGCCCGGGAATACTTCGAGGGCGCCGCTCCCAGCTCGCCCCAGGCCGCCATCCTGAAGGACGGCCAGCTCCTGCACCTGCTTCAGCGGACGGATTTCCTGGGCCGGGAGCCCCAGGAAATTGCCGCGGCACTTGCAGCCGCCTACCGGAGTTCCCTGGCCTTGGCGTAG
- a CDS encoding dihydroorotate dehydrogenase-like protein, with protein sequence MDLSTTYLGLTLPHPLMAGASPLVDDLDAVRELEDAGTAAIVMHSLFEEQIEREYTGTMRDLHLHANANPEGLSYLPEPHEFALGPSAYLEQIRRIKEAVAVPVIASLNGTTATGWLDGARLMEQAGADALELNVYEIATDPQQTAEALEQRIADMVVAVKSRVKIPVAIKLSPFISSLPNFAQKLQAAGADGLVLFNRILMPDFDLEQLELVPKLLLSRPTELPLRLNALAILHGQFKGSLACSGGIHDSLDAVKAVFAGASCVQVVSTLLQHGPSYLQTLREGMEEWLEQHEYESLRQGLGSMSLAKVANPHAFHRASYMRVLQGWRPEIY encoded by the coding sequence ATGGATCTCTCCACAACCTACCTTGGCCTGACCCTGCCGCATCCCCTGATGGCCGGCGCTTCTCCGCTGGTGGATGACCTGGACGCCGTCCGGGAGCTGGAGGACGCGGGCACCGCGGCCATCGTGATGCACTCGCTGTTCGAGGAGCAGATCGAGCGCGAATACACCGGCACCATGCGGGATCTGCACCTGCATGCGAACGCCAATCCCGAAGGCCTCTCCTACCTTCCGGAGCCCCACGAATTCGCGCTGGGACCGAGCGCCTACCTGGAACAGATCCGCCGCATCAAGGAAGCCGTGGCGGTACCCGTCATCGCCTCCCTGAACGGCACGACAGCCACCGGATGGCTCGACGGTGCCAGGCTCATGGAACAGGCCGGGGCGGACGCCCTGGAATTGAATGTCTACGAGATCGCCACGGATCCCCAGCAGACCGCCGAAGCGCTGGAACAACGGATCGCCGACATGGTGGTGGCCGTGAAGTCCCGCGTGAAGATCCCAGTGGCCATCAAGCTTTCCCCCTTCATCAGCTCCCTTCCGAACTTCGCCCAGAAGCTCCAGGCCGCGGGGGCGGATGGGCTGGTGCTGTTCAACCGGATCCTTATGCCGGACTTCGATCTGGAGCAGTTGGAACTGGTGCCCAAGCTCCTGCTCTCCAGGCCCACCGAATTGCCGCTGAGGCTGAACGCCCTGGCGATCCTGCATGGGCAATTCAAGGGAAGCCTGGCCTGCAGCGGCGGCATCCATGACTCCCTGGACGCCGTGAAGGCCGTCTTCGCGGGAGCATCCTGCGTGCAGGTGGTTTCCACCCTGCTCCAGCATGGACCGTCCTATCTCCAGACCCTCCGCGAAGGCATGGAGGAATGGCTGGAGCAGCACGAGTACGAAAGCCTGCGCCAGGGCCTCGGCAGCATGAGCCTGGCCAAGGTCGCCAATCCCCACGCCTTCCATCGCGCCAGCTACATGCGGGTGCTGCAGGGCTGGCGGCCTGAAATTTATTAA
- a CDS encoding protein kinase yields the protein MRLDSGRLLDGRYSIVCPLGSGGMGEVYQAKDQRLGRDVAIKVLPEHLAQAPDALARFEWEARVLAALSHPNIRAIHDLSKDGELNFAVMEYLEGDTLRQRLEGQRLALDEVLGVATEIAEGLAAAHAKGVIHRDLKPENIFFAAGGPVKILDFGLARMEERLAAGRQLPVRPLETQPGLVMGTASYMAPEQVRGEVLDARCDVFAFGCLLHEMITGNRVFNGGTIAEIVASVLKDEPASLSYPGSEIPPEVATLVEGCLEKDLWRRLQGMKEVAASLRAIRAGHTASGSHSGFHSGGLPSGGSGGNRAEDLTRGIPSQPQQRVLTGEAAPGAGFGRRWWRGLSRLWPFRSRAIRSLAVLPFINTSGDPGAEYLGDGIAETLIERLSRLPELRIASWSAVSRFKQADLDLPAVGRELQVRALLTGRVNHRGRELTVSAELVDSRDRSHLWGESYSRNFSDLLGLQQEISTRIAEKLRAKLSGEIQAQLAKAPTEDPEAFQLYLKGRHAWRKRTADALQKAVEHFQEAIDRDPNYALAYAGLADAYALLSFLVGVMAPLDALPRAKAAAERALDLDPGLADAYASMGMILESFEWDWTGAERCHRRALQLAPLNPNLHHRLGMHLLYRSRFDEAQDCFSKAQGLDPLAPLFHVGQGLPRYFQRNGEEAVREFKRATVLAPSFLIAHLMLGLALVQQGAFDEAILSFESANAIAQTPDGLAMLGHAHGRTGHRDEALDLLVRLKQMAATRYVSAYGLAVLHLGLGDRERALAHLELAVQQRCELLVYVGIDPRLDELRGDERFQGIQRRVLG from the coding sequence ATGCGCTTGGATTCTGGACGCCTTCTTGATGGCCGCTATTCGATCGTTTGCCCCTTGGGATCCGGGGGCATGGGCGAGGTCTACCAGGCCAAGGACCAGCGCCTGGGCCGCGATGTGGCCATCAAGGTGCTTCCGGAGCACCTGGCCCAGGCGCCGGATGCCCTGGCGCGCTTCGAGTGGGAGGCCCGGGTGCTGGCGGCGCTGTCGCACCCGAACATCCGGGCCATCCACGATCTGTCGAAGGATGGCGAACTCAATTTCGCGGTCATGGAGTATCTGGAAGGCGACACCCTCCGGCAACGCCTGGAAGGGCAGCGGCTGGCCCTGGACGAAGTCCTGGGCGTGGCCACGGAGATCGCCGAGGGCCTGGCGGCGGCCCATGCGAAAGGGGTCATCCACCGGGATCTCAAGCCCGAGAACATCTTCTTCGCGGCCGGGGGCCCGGTGAAGATTTTGGATTTCGGCCTGGCGCGCATGGAGGAGCGGCTGGCGGCCGGGCGCCAATTGCCTGTGCGCCCCCTCGAAACGCAACCGGGGCTGGTGATGGGCACCGCCAGCTATATGGCGCCGGAGCAGGTGCGGGGCGAGGTGCTGGACGCCCGGTGCGATGTCTTCGCCTTCGGCTGCCTGCTGCACGAGATGATCACGGGAAATCGGGTGTTCAACGGCGGGACCATCGCGGAAATCGTGGCATCGGTGCTGAAAGACGAGCCGGCCTCCCTTTCCTACCCTGGCAGCGAAATCCCGCCGGAAGTAGCCACCCTGGTGGAAGGCTGCCTGGAAAAGGATCTTTGGCGGCGCCTGCAGGGCATGAAGGAGGTCGCGGCATCGTTGCGGGCCATCCGCGCGGGCCACACCGCCAGCGGCTCCCATTCCGGGTTCCATTCCGGCGGGCTGCCGTCCGGAGGGTCCGGGGGGAACCGCGCCGAGGACTTGACCCGGGGCATCCCGAGCCAGCCGCAGCAGCGGGTCCTGACCGGCGAAGCAGCGCCCGGGGCGGGGTTCGGCCGGCGGTGGTGGCGAGGACTGTCCAGGCTCTGGCCCTTCCGTTCCAGGGCCATCCGCTCCCTGGCGGTGCTGCCCTTCATCAACACTTCCGGCGATCCCGGGGCCGAATACCTGGGGGATGGCATCGCGGAAACGCTCATCGAGCGGCTCTCACGGCTTCCTGAACTCCGCATCGCGTCCTGGAGCGCGGTCTCCCGGTTCAAGCAGGCGGATCTGGACCTTCCGGCGGTGGGCAGGGAGTTGCAGGTGCGCGCCCTGCTCACGGGCCGCGTGAACCATCGGGGACGGGAGCTCACCGTCAGCGCGGAGTTGGTGGATTCCCGCGACCGCAGCCATCTCTGGGGTGAAAGCTATTCCCGCAATTTCTCGGATCTGCTGGGCCTGCAACAGGAGATTTCCACACGCATCGCCGAGAAGCTGCGCGCCAAGCTGAGCGGCGAGATCCAGGCCCAGCTCGCGAAAGCGCCCACGGAGGATCCCGAGGCCTTCCAGCTCTACCTGAAGGGCCGGCACGCCTGGCGGAAAAGGACCGCCGATGCGCTGCAGAAGGCGGTGGAGCATTTCCAGGAAGCCATCGACCGCGATCCGAATTACGCCCTGGCCTACGCGGGCCTGGCGGATGCCTATGCCCTGCTCTCCTTCCTGGTGGGGGTCATGGCGCCGCTGGATGCGCTGCCCCGGGCCAAGGCCGCGGCGGAACGGGCCCTGGACCTGGATCCCGGCCTGGCGGATGCCTATGCCTCCATGGGCATGATCCTGGAATCCTTCGAGTGGGATTGGACCGGCGCGGAACGCTGCCACCGCAGGGCCTTGCAGTTGGCTCCGCTGAATCCGAACCTGCACCACCGCCTCGGAATGCACCTGCTCTACCGGTCCCGTTTCGATGAGGCGCAGGATTGTTTTTCCAAAGCCCAAGGCCTGGATCCGCTGGCGCCGTTATTCCACGTGGGCCAGGGGCTGCCCCGCTACTTCCAGCGCAACGGGGAGGAAGCGGTGCGGGAATTCAAAAGGGCCACGGTGCTGGCGCCCAGTTTCCTCATCGCCCATCTCATGCTGGGGCTGGCCTTGGTCCAGCAGGGCGCTTTCGATGAAGCCATCCTCTCGTTTGAATCGGCGAATGCCATCGCCCAGACGCCGGATGGGCTGGCCATGCTGGGCCATGCCCACGGCCGGACGGGCCACCGGGACGAGGCGCTGGACCTGCTGGTGCGTCTGAAGCAGATGGCGGCCACCCGGTACGTTTCCGCCTACGGCCTGGCGGTGCTGCACCTTGGCCTGGGCGATCGCGAGCGGGCCCTGGCCCATCTGGAATTGGCGGTGCAGCAGCGCTGCGAGCTGCTGGTCTATGTGGGCATCGATCCGCGCCTGGACGAGCTGCGCGGCGATGAGCGGTTCCAGGGCATCCAGCGGCGCGTGCTCGGGTGA
- the rpsP gene encoding 30S ribosomal protein S16 encodes MLSIRLARNGAKKRPFYHIVVSENDRIPTGQAIEVLGFVNPIAGSGETVRIDADKAKAWIAKGASPSKTVSDLFKKHAIL; translated from the coding sequence ATGCTTTCCATCCGTCTGGCCCGCAACGGCGCGAAGAAGCGCCCTTTCTACCACATCGTCGTTAGCGAGAACGATCGCATTCCCACAGGCCAGGCCATCGAGGTGCTGGGCTTCGTGAACCCCATCGCGGGCTCCGGCGAGACCGTCCGCATCGACGCCGATAAGGCCAAGGCCTGGATTGCCAAGGGCGCCAGCCCCTCCAAGACGGTTTCGGACCTCTTCAAGAAGCACGCGATTCTTTAG